actaaaataaagaaaaaagcaGACACAAAAGTCATAAAACACAACGGCACACCATTGTTCCCCCTTTTAATTAGGTAATGGCATTTGTAATTATTGAGGAATACTCCATTAGTCAAACGTTGTTCGTTGACTGATGGAGCAGTGGAGTTGTGATGGAGCCGCGAGAAACGGGGGCACGCTCTATACCATGCTCCGCGGAGGACTGGATCGCCGCCTTCTCAAGAGCGGCAAACTTCCTCTCTTCGCTCTTACCGTACAACACAAAGTAAAGTCCCGCTATAATCAGCACAGCTCCAATAATACTGCCAATAGAAATCAGCCACATGGCGTGACAAGTTTAAATTCTCGTTCCGGTCCTTAGAAATTATATCAAATCACCcggttatattatttattaattttacgtACCCGCCCAAGTAAAACTCCTCGCCTAAAGCAATCGAAGCCATTATGGCAACAACCAAAGTCTGAACAGGTTGGTAAACAGCAACGAAGACTGGACCCCCTCTGTCAATACACCAAATCTGAACCGCAAACGCGATTCCAGACGCCACTATTCcctgtaaaatataaaaacgtTATAGGACTAAGTTGATCAATTTTATATTACAGGATTAGAATCGAAATACTTAATAAGTACActgtaaaaaaaatactaactgCGTAGAGGATGGTGAAAAGCTCCCAACCGGAGTGAAAAACCCAAGCCTGAGAATCTCTTTCGCAGAAAGCAGCGATGATCACGAACTGGATGATTCCGAACAAAAGGGTGTAAGACGTAACCGAGAGCCTCGCCGGATAAGATTTAAGAACCGGAGCTTGAAAAACGAGCCAGCCAGACCACGAAAGACAGTGACCAATCAGGTAGATGCAGCCTAGAGTCCAGTTTTTCGGCGCCGCGTCTCCAAGGGGCGCTAAGACGGCGGAGGCGGCGGAGTTGGTGGTGAGGAGGTGAGCGTGGAGGTTGCTAGTCGGTGTATAGATGGTGGGACCCTTGTAGAGAGTGATGACAGAAGCTCCGGCAACGCAAAGTGCTGTTCCTAAGACTTTGGAGATACCGTCTCTTCtgtttattctaactttctcaATCCTGTGTTTGTTTTCAACATATGTAACATAACAGTGTTGTTACTATTATGGTCGCATAGTAAGTGTCATTATCTTGTAGTTTTATTCGAAGTGGCATTTAATGTTGTCTATGTATAATAGTATCCACTTATGGTATAGGTTTCTGCTACGTTGAAATGTCAAACCAAAATTATTAAAGTAGTTTGTTATGTGTTGTAGACTTGTAGCTGTCCAcgagttttaaattatatatttatttcttcgTAACTGAAAGATGAGAAAAAGAGTGCGATGGATATTGACCTGAGAAGAGCAGCCATGAGAAAGGTGATGGCGGGAACAGAGTTTTGCATGGAAGAAGCAAACGTTGGTGAAGTGTAGTCCAGACCCAACAAGTAAAACCCTTGGTTCGCTGTTATTCTGTGTCGTGTAATAATTCAAGAACATGTTCATTTATAATCCAACTTTGTTTCTGAAAAGATCAaagtaagaaatatatatatatacccgaTGAGTGCCAAAAAGAAGAACTGGATGAGAAAGTTGAGAGTAATCGCTGGTCTCTCTTTCCTAAATAACACAAGATTGGTAATtaaatcactaatttattagttaataacaGCAGATATAtagaaatagggtttttaaaagGTTACTTTTCGAGGAAGTAAGCGAAgggaaggagaagaagcaagGCGATGATGTTACGGTAAACAGGGAAGACAAGTTTGCTGATTCCCATGTTAAGAGCAGCTCTCGAGACCACGTGGAATCCTGCGTAACCGAATTGTAACGTGAGCATCGCTATGTGGAGCTGAAGCTTCTCCGGAACTCCCCATATTGCTCTCCGGTTATCGGTGTTATCAGCCATTGGAACTGATTTTTGAATCGAACGACGACTGGGATGGAATGAGTGAGTTTGATTGAGGAAAAGGAGTGAAGTTGTGGAGGTATAAATATTGGTAGATAGCTATCTCATTCCTCTTTGGCTGTGGGAACCACCACTTGAGAAATTTTAATATGGTATttctattaaatgtatattgttataagttttttttttgtcgtcataTATTGTTATAAGTTTATATGGTTAGGTTTGTCGACGATAGAGTGGCACTCCTTTTGTAAGCTACAATTTTACAAAGGCTTCATGGCATTCCTAGATAGAGGTTATGGCATATTGAGCTAAAAGTCCTTAAAATGTTATCACAAATTAACAAAACATTATGATAGATTTTAACTACATGAATGAAGTCCTTGTAATGTTATTTCagatttaaagttttatatttttgtttgcattTTGGTTCTTACAATTACacatcatatttatatttttaaacattttctcgtttattgttttaatctttaaaaaaatttgtctcataaatattttattttttataaatttaagttttacagtaaataaaactttaaaacaagatttagaatattttaaaattagatttaGACACgacaatatacaaaataaactcaacaaaaaaaatattttaagaattaCATGAACACATAAATATTACACAAATATAagtattacaacaacactaaaatCATGTTAATTTGATCTGAAACCTCCAAAATCttcaaaatattgtccaaaaaaattttgtgtaaccgaagacgattgttgttattgtttttGAAGTCTTTTAGTACTATTAtttcttgttcatattgaaTGTATTTACGAATATCAATATCATCAATAGATGTTAagttttttagcaatatttattttcatctttcattttttttcagatctaatgtatttacaaatactaaaattattcaatttcaacaattttcaacttgtaatctacaaattaaaaataagaaaattattttttaacttcgaaatgcactaattaatcatatatgcattacaaaaataattttaaaattaagctAAAAAGTCCTTATAATGTtataacaaataaacaaaacattatgATAATATTGTGTTCAACTACATGAATGAAGCTAAATCAAATTGATTAAACAGACGAGCCCGCAATGTGTAatattgtgttttctttttagaaaataaagaaCTCTTAAAATGTGTAAAGGGGCAAAGGCTTGTCTCCcacattctttattttttctgcCTGTTCTAGCTGACATGACAACCCTCACGCCACTACTCATTAACACAaccattattattcttttttattttttattgtatcTAAAATTACTTTAATCtgaaatcaaaaattttaaaataaataggaAAAGCACAATTGTTTATTACTGTATACTTGTATAGACATTGTAATGGGGTTTTAGTTTGTccttttct
This Brassica napus cultivar Da-Ae chromosome C6, Da-Ae, whole genome shotgun sequence DNA region includes the following protein-coding sequences:
- the LOC106354494 gene encoding protein WALLS ARE THIN 1; translated protein: MADNTDNRRAIWGVPEKLQLHIAMLTLQFGYAGFHVVSRAALNMGISKLVFPVYRNIIALLLLLPFAYFLEKKERPAITLNFLIQFFFLALIGITANQGFYLLGLDYTSPTFASSMQNSVPAITFLMAALLRIEKVRINRRDGISKVLGTALCVAGASVITLYKGPTIYTPTSNLHAHLLTTNSAASAVLAPLGDAAPKNWTLGCIYLIGHCLSWSGWLVFQAPVLKSYPARLSVTSYTLLFGIIQFVIIAAFCERDSQAWVFHSGWELFTILYAGIVASGIAFAVQIWCIDRGGPVFVAVYQPVQTLVVAIMASIALGEEFYLGGIIGAVLIIAGLYFVLYGKSEERKFAALEKAAIQSSAEHGIERAPVSRGSITTPLLHQSTNNV